One region of Solanum pennellii chromosome 6, SPENNV200 genomic DNA includes:
- the LOC107023544 gene encoding 60S ribosomal protein L10-like isoform X2 codes for MGRRPARCYRQIKNKPYPKSRFCRGVPDPKIRIYDVGMKKKGVDEFPFCVHLVSWEKENVSSEALEAARIACNKYMTKSAGKDAFHLRVRVHPFHVLRINKMLSCAGADRLQTGMRGAFGKPQGVCARVAIGQVLLSVRCKDGNSNHAQEALRRAKFKFPGRQKIIVSRKWGFTKFSRTDYLRYKSENRILPDGVNAKLLGNHGRLAARQPGRAFLTSA; via the exons ATGGGGAGAA GACCTGCAAGATGTTATCGTCAGATTAAGAACAAGCCTTACCCAAAATCAAGGTTTTGCCGTGGTGTCCCTGATCCAAAGATCAGGATTTATGATGTAGGCATGAAGAAAAAGGGAGTTGATGAGTTCCCTTTTTGTGTGCATTTGGTCAGTTGGGAGAAGGAGAATGTCTCAAGTGAGGCACTTGAAGCTGCCCGTATTGCTTGCAACAAGTACATGACCAAGTCTGCCGGGAAAGATGCTTTTCACCTAAGGGTCAGGGTTCATCCATTCCATGTTTTGCGAATTAACAAGATGTTGTCGTGTGCTGGAGCTGATAGACTCCAAACTGGTATGAGGGGAGCTTTTGGTAAGCCCCAGGGTGTTTGTGCTCGTGTTGCAATTGGTCAGGTTCTTCTATCTGTTCGCTGCAAAGATGGAAACAGTAACCATGCCCAAGAGGCTCTGCGCCGTGCCAAGTTCAAGTTTCCTGGACGTCAAAAGATCATTGTCAGCAGGAAGTG GGGATTCACCAAGTTCAGCCGAACTGATTATCTGAGATACAAGTCAGAGAACCGTATTCTCCCAGATGGTGTGAATGCAAAG CTTCTTGGCAACCATGGTCGACTTGCTGCACGTCAACCTGGAAGGGCCTTCCTTACATCTGCTTAG
- the LOC107023544 gene encoding 60S ribosomal protein L10-like isoform X1 has product MCCFSDLEKIWSFTYISIDEFIEFSIFGPARCYRQIKNKPYPKSRFCRGVPDPKIRIYDVGMKKKGVDEFPFCVHLVSWEKENVSSEALEAARIACNKYMTKSAGKDAFHLRVRVHPFHVLRINKMLSCAGADRLQTGMRGAFGKPQGVCARVAIGQVLLSVRCKDGNSNHAQEALRRAKFKFPGRQKIIVSRKWGFTKFSRTDYLRYKSENRILPDGVNAKLLGNHGRLAARQPGRAFLTSA; this is encoded by the exons aTGTGTTGTTTCTCAGATCTGGAAAAAATTTGGTCTTTTACGTATATCTCCATTGACGAATTCATTGAGTTTAGCATTTTTG GACCTGCAAGATGTTATCGTCAGATTAAGAACAAGCCTTACCCAAAATCAAGGTTTTGCCGTGGTGTCCCTGATCCAAAGATCAGGATTTATGATGTAGGCATGAAGAAAAAGGGAGTTGATGAGTTCCCTTTTTGTGTGCATTTGGTCAGTTGGGAGAAGGAGAATGTCTCAAGTGAGGCACTTGAAGCTGCCCGTATTGCTTGCAACAAGTACATGACCAAGTCTGCCGGGAAAGATGCTTTTCACCTAAGGGTCAGGGTTCATCCATTCCATGTTTTGCGAATTAACAAGATGTTGTCGTGTGCTGGAGCTGATAGACTCCAAACTGGTATGAGGGGAGCTTTTGGTAAGCCCCAGGGTGTTTGTGCTCGTGTTGCAATTGGTCAGGTTCTTCTATCTGTTCGCTGCAAAGATGGAAACAGTAACCATGCCCAAGAGGCTCTGCGCCGTGCCAAGTTCAAGTTTCCTGGACGTCAAAAGATCATTGTCAGCAGGAAGTG GGGATTCACCAAGTTCAGCCGAACTGATTATCTGAGATACAAGTCAGAGAACCGTATTCTCCCAGATGGTGTGAATGCAAAG CTTCTTGGCAACCATGGTCGACTTGCTGCACGTCAACCTGGAAGGGCCTTCCTTACATCTGCTTAG